Proteins from one Enoplosus armatus isolate fEnoArm2 chromosome 4, fEnoArm2.hap1, whole genome shotgun sequence genomic window:
- the LOC139283776 gene encoding uncharacterized protein codes for MKLTIIAVWCLSLLLVHTNLSLAKKRGGFGGKINLFKKTPKTTVNRDTKSKGGTLTQPKQQFNQGGYPQQPGRPGGYPNQGGYPQQPGRPGGYPNQGGYPQQPGRPGGYPNQGGYPQQPGRPGGYPNQGGYPQQPGGGYGSYGGYGSHGGYGGYGSYGGYPGGYMNYNPNNKILSPHYGGSFGYGGHGVGGGSPFSHSVQAMGVYPKDNSRGFGRSAVMAAAGGAMAGMALGYGLGRFPRPPFQFHNPQEEYYYNHYMYRKYGAQSTDTNDYSRDYRYSQPPETYDSYMDSCLKRKDLLPAENRKPNNKPAATITTAITTTTTTSVTTITTAAPDTGTGSNAIKSNSTAAENPSTSAPSTTRPLNESAANPAPPASQVLRKTATANDDDDTVSIVEIGYPALINQLKVRRCVGLYMVYSEKYLKKKTEPSASNGVQGLEMGSRGLLALVTSTILMLLNSNMLHRALH; via the coding sequence ATGAAGCTGACTATAATAGCTGTGTGGTGTCTGTCCCTTCTTTTGGTTCATACTAATTTGTCACTGGCCAAAAAAAGAGGAGGGTTTGGTGGAAAAATAAATCTCTTTAAGAAGACACCCAAAACAACAGTTAATCGGGACACCAAGTCTAAAGGTGGAACCCTCACACAGCCTAAACAACAATTCAACCAAGGAGGCTACCCCCAGCAACCAGGCAGACCAGGGGGTTACCCTAACCAAGGAGGCTACCCTCAGCAACCAGGCAGACCAGGGGGTTACCCTAACCAAGGAGGCTACCCTCAGCAACCAGGCAGACCAGGGGGTTACCCTAACCAAGGAGGCTACCCTCAGCAACCAGGCAGACCAGGGGGTTACCCTAACCAAGGAGGTTACCCCCAGCAACCAGGAGGAGGTTATGGCAGTTATGGTGGTTATGGCAGTCATGGCGGATATGGTGGTTATGGCAGTTATGGAGGTTATCCAGGGGGATACATGAACTACAACCCAAACAACAAAATTCTGAGCCCTCACTATGGTGGCAGCTTTGGTTACGGGGGCCATGGCGTTGGGGGCGGCTCTCCTTTTTCCCACTCAGTTCAGGCAATGGGCGTGTATCCCAAAGATAATTCCAGAGGGTTTGGGCGCAGTGCGGTAATGGCAGCAGCTGGAGGGGCTATGGCAGGAATGGCCCTTGGCTACGGGCTAGGAAGGTTCCCTCGTCCTCCCTTCCAGTTTCACAACCCCCAGGAGGAGTATTACTACAACCACTACATGTACAGGAAATATGGTGCCCAGTCTACTGATACCAATGACTACAGCAGAGACTACAGGTACAGCCAACCCCCTGAGACCTATGATAGCTACATGGACTCCTGCTTGAAGAGAAAAGACCTTCTGCCTGCGGAGAATCGAAAGCCAAACAACAAACCAGCTGCCACTATCACAACTGCAATTACAACCACCACAACTACTTCTGTAACTACCATAACTACTGCTGCCCCAGATACTGGCACTGGCAGCAATGCAATAAAGAGCAACAGCACTGCAGCAGAAAACCCCTCGACCTCTGCACCTTCCACTACCCGCCCTCTAAATGAGTCCGCAGCCAATCCTGCGCCTCCAGCTTCACAGGTTCTCAGAAAAACTGCTACTGCTAATGATGACGATGATACAGTCAGCATTGTGGAGATCGGCTACCCGGCACTGATCAATCAGCTGAAGGTCAGGAGATGTGTAGGGTTGTACATGGTTTACTCTGAAAAGTACTTGAAGAAAAAGACGGAACCCAGCGCCAGCAATGGTGTGCAGGGACTGGAGATGGGCTCGCGAGGGCTTTTAGCTCTGGTCACCAGTACTATACTGATGCTACTGAATAGCAACATGCTGCACCGAGCCCTTCACTGA